TTGCACTGCCCACTGGGCGGCGGATCCCGGATGTCTGCAAATATATTCACGAACCTACTGACCTTCGCCTTGTAGGACGTTTCGGGTAGACGATAGCGATGGATCAACTGATCGGTGGCCAGGTCGAAGACCACCACCTGTGGGGCACAGTGCTGCACGAACTCTATTTCCCCGCTGTCCAGCACCCACATCTGCCCACAGGCGTCGATGTGAACGCGGTACACCGACGTCAGACCATCGCAGTTCGCTCCGTGGCTGCTGTGCCACTGGTAGCTGGGATAGGCCTGGATTTCACTGCCATTCTCCCGCTGCACATTGGTGACGTAGGCCAGGGAGAAGGGAACTCCCTGTCCGAAGCGGGGTGACGTCACGAAGTGTCGAGGTGCACCGCCATTAGCTGGGAATTAGGTGAAGAGTATTTGGGTTACAAGGTCATCAGCGGTTTCAGTGTAAAATAATGAGGCTATCAAAAGGATCTATTCCTTTTCTTCTtgttgaaaattaattgaaatgttaAACATATTCTACAATTAATTCCAAAGAAATGGAATGAGTAAATCTGGAGGTGACTTGTTGTTAAGTTGTATGTTCCTATTTCAAAATGCAAAGTGATTGGCTGACAGCTCACTTGCTTACATAGATGTTACTAATCAAGCGTAAAGCCACCAAGTTGTCAAAtactattaattaattattcaatgTAAAAAATGACTAGATATGTGATTCCCGCCACTCTGTTGTGCGATGCTTACGTGGGTAATAAACATCGATGTCGATGGGAATGGGACTATCCGGATTGTAGCGACCATTTCGGAGCACCTGCTCTCGTTCTTGTTCACTGGGGAAGCCGTACTGCAGATTCCTCCATTCAAACACTATGGGTGTATCCTTGTGATCCGAGGGAAACCTGAAGTCCGGGAAGAGGGTCTTGGGAGGATTAATGTGGTACTGGGCCAGGCAAAGACTCGGGCAAGCGATCCACACAGCAAGGGCTAGAATAAGCCTAGGAGGAAATATCACTGAGTTTTTGTCAACCGTAAAGTgattattaaattttacattttacgaGTCATTTGTCACGATGAGAGATCCTTACGCGAGGGC
This genomic stretch from Drosophila yakuba strain Tai18E2 chromosome 3R, Prin_Dyak_Tai18E2_2.1, whole genome shotgun sequence harbors:
- the LOC6536962 gene encoding protein yellow, whose amino-acid sequence is FTVDKNSVIFPPRLILALAVWIACPSLCLAQYHINPPKTLFPDFRFPSDHKDTPIVFEWRNLQYGFPSEQEREQVLRNGRYNPDSPIPIDIDVYYPPNGGAPRHFVTSPRFGQGVPFSLAYVTNVQRENGSEIQAYPSYQWHSSHGANCDGLTSVYRVHIDACGQMWVLDSGEIEFVQHCAPQVVVFDLATDQLIHRYRLPETSYKAKVSRFVNIFADIRDPPPSGQCKDVFAYLADPTSKAIVVYDVVGQSSWRIENKFTYPDARFGTHTVAGESFELLDGPLALAVTPLGLGLRRHLIFHALTNELELAIPLDVLNNATNWQKGFSSSLSDFITLGKRGIQCATHAISRRGFWFCGFLEPIGIFGWDIRRPYNRENVQPLALNPVTLQFVSGMKIVRRPADGQEELWLLSDRLQKIFAGTIDYREINYRVMRCDVDGLLQGRGCF